The genomic stretch CACCATTAACCCTTTTGGGGCACTAACGGCAATACCGATATCGGCATAATTATGATATACTATTTCATCTCCATCAATCATTGCATTAACAGTTGGAAATAAATTCAATGCCTCGGTAACTGCTTTGGTGAAAAAAGACATGAACCCAAGTCCTACTCCATGGGTTTCTTTGAATTTATCCTTGTATTTACCTCTAAGCGCCATTACATTGCTCATATCTACTTCATTAAAAGTAGTTAGCATTGCAGTTTCATTTTTAACGGCAACCAACCTTTGAGCTATCTTTTTACGCAGAGATGACATTTTCTGACTATCAACATCTCTTGTTCCACCCCAGCCACTTGCTGCTTCCTTGTTGAAACCTGCTGAAAGTGCCTTTAAAACATCTTCCTTTGTGATTCTTCCTGCCACACCTGATCCAGGGACTTTAGAAACCGGAATTCCATTTTCATCCATTAATTTTTTTGCAGCTACTGAAGGAAGTCCATTTGCATAGGATGATTTGCTAGAAGCAGAAACAGGTACAGCCTTTAGCTCTTCCTTTACAACTGGTTTAACCATTGCCTGAGCTGTTTCTTTTTTCTCTGCCTTTGGTTTACTTTCACCCTTTACAGCAGTATCAATTTTACACACAACATCTCCCACCTTTACGGTTTCCCCTGCCTTTACCAATATTTTAAGTGCACCTGATTCCTCTGCATTTAAGGTTAATGTGGCTTTGTCAGAATCTACCTCACATATTTCTTCATCCTTTTCTACATAATCCCCGTCTGATTTTAGCCAGTTTGCTATTTCAACTTCAGTAATCGATTCTCCCGGGCTGGGAACTTTCATTTCTATAATCATGTTTTCTATAATAAAATCTGTTTTTAAATCTATTATGATGTTTAATTATTTTTCTATAAGTACATTTTCAAAAACCTGATCCACAATTGATTTTTGTTGTAAAAGGTGTGTTTTACTGTATCCTGTGGCTGGTGTTGAATTCTCAGGTCTTGAAACAACTTTTAATCCAGGGGTAAGTGGTCCGAATTTTCTTAAAATAAATGACCAGGCTCCCATGTTTTCCGGTTCTTCCTGAACCCAAAGCCATTCTTTTGCATTACTGTATTTTTGCAACACTCCTTTCAGTTGTTCAATTGGCAATGGATAAAGTTGTTCAAGCCTTATCAATGCACAATTCGTGATTCCATCTTTTTCTTTTTGCTCAAGCAAATCATAAAAAATCTTTCCGCTGCAAAAAGCAATCTTTGTAATTACATCCGGGTTTGCCGTTTGATCATCAATTACCTCCAGGAATCCCCCTGAAGTAAAATCTTTTAATGAGGACACACACTTTGGGTATCTTAAAAGACTTTTGGGTGTAAAAACCACAAGAGGTTTTCTAAATGGCCTATGCAATTGCCTTCTTAAAAGATGGAAAAAATTTGCAGGAGTTGTACAATTTGTAATCTGCATATTGTTGTATGCACACATTTGTAAAAAACGCTCTATCCTGGCACTTGAATGCTCTGGTCCCATTCCTTCATATCCGTGCGGAAGAAGCATCACCAGTCCATTCATCCTTCTCCATTTATATTCTGCACAACTTATAAATTGATCTATAATGATTTGTGCTCCATTGAAAAAATCTCCGAACTGAGCCTCCCAAATAGTCAGCGTATGCGGAGAGGCCATGGCATAACCAAATTCAAAACCAAGAACACCGTATTCCGAAAGAAGGGAATTGTAAATCTCTAATTTTGCCTGGGTTCCACTAAAATTATTCAAGGGAACGTATTCTTCTTCTGAATCCTCAATTTTAATTACTGCATGGCGGTGTGAAAACGTTCCCCTTTCAACATCCTGTCCGCTAAACCTTACTGCGCTTCCCTCGTTAAGTAAGGAGGCATAAGCCATTAACTCGCCCATTCCCCAGTCATAACTATCGTTCTTTATCATATCCATACGGTCTTTAAACAACTTTTTGGTTTTATTAAAGAAGTTTTTTCCTTCTGGAAGAGTTGCTATTTTCTTTGCAATTTCAAGAAAACTTTTTTCATCAACGGCTGTAACTGGAGATGAATTAAAATCTTCATTTGTGGCCATTTTCAATCCCTTCCAGGCACCATCCAGAAAGGAGCTTATCCTGGCTTTTTCTGTTTGTTTGGCCTCAGTTAGCATTTCCTGAAGCATATTTTTAAAGCTTTCTTCCATTTCTTTGGCAAGACCAGATTCAACAGAGCCCTGTTTTAAAAGCTTATTGTTATATAGTTCTCTTGGATTTGGGTGATTAGCAATTGCTTTATATAAAATAGGCTGAGTAAAGCGCGGTTCATCTCCTTCATTGTGCCCGTATTTACGGTAGCAAAGGATGTCCACAAAAACATCACGTTGAAACTTCTGTCTAAATTCCATTGCCAATTGGCAAACATATACCAAAGCTTCAACATCATCACCATTTACATGGAAAACCGGAGAAAGTACTACTTTAGCTACATCCGTGCAATAAGTGCTGGAGCGGGCATCATGATAATTGGTAGTAAATCCTACCTGGTTATTCACAACAATATGAATTGTCCCCCCGGTTTTATAGCCTTCTAGCTGTGACATTTGAATTACTTCATATACTATACCCTGACCTGCAATTGCAGCATCACCATGAATTATTATAGAGGCTGCTTTTGAAAAATCATTTTTGTGGAATGTATCTATTTTAGCCCTGGTTATACCTTCCACAACTGGCCCAACTGCTTCAAGATGGGATGGGTTGGGAGTTAAAC from Bacteroidota bacterium encodes the following:
- the odhB gene encoding 2-oxoglutarate dehydrogenase complex dihydrolipoyllysine-residue succinyltransferase, which codes for MKVPSPGESITEVEIANWLKSDGDYVEKDEEICEVDSDKATLTLNAEESGALKILVKAGETVKVGDVVCKIDTAVKGESKPKAEKKETAQAMVKPVVKEELKAVPVSASSKSSYANGLPSVAAKKLMDENGIPVSKVPGSGVAGRITKEDVLKALSAGFNKEAASGWGGTRDVDSQKMSSLRKKIAQRLVAVKNETAMLTTFNEVDMSNVMALRGKYKDKFKETHGVGLGFMSFFTKAVTEALNLFPTVNAMIDGDEIVYHNYADIGIAVSAPKGLMVPVIRNAEQMSLAEIEGKIGELAKKAREGKISVDEMTGGTFTITNGGVFGSLLSTPIINPPQSAILGMHNIVERPMAVNGQVVIRPMMYIALSYDHRIIDGKESVSFLVKVKEMIENPTKLLFGAKDPVEVLLGL
- a CDS encoding 2-oxoglutarate dehydrogenase E1 component yields the protein MDKYSYLSNADVSSIDELYKQFKTNPDELDISWKKFFEGFDFAKANYTEVSGSEVPENVRKEFNVINLITGYRTRGHLFTKTNPVRERRQYSPSLAIENFDLEAKDLEVVFQAGTQIGIGPAKLKDIVAHLEQTYCQSIGVEFMYIRNQEMHEWLKSKMEGCKNTPDFGIDEKKTILNKLNQAVVFENFLHTKFVGQKRFSLEGAETLIPALDTVVEKGAELGIDDFVIGMSHRGRLNVLANILNKTYKDIFTEFEGRGAEDSLFDGDVKYHLGYSSDQFTNKGKKIHLSLTPNPSHLEAVGPVVEGITRAKIDTFHKNDFSKAASIIIHGDAAIAGQGIVYEVIQMSQLEGYKTGGTIHIVVNNQVGFTTNYHDARSSTYCTDVAKVVLSPVFHVNGDDVEALVYVCQLAMEFRQKFQRDVFVDILCYRKYGHNEGDEPRFTQPILYKAIANHPNPRELYNNKLLKQGSVESGLAKEMEESFKNMLQEMLTEAKQTEKARISSFLDGAWKGLKMATNEDFNSSPVTAVDEKSFLEIAKKIATLPEGKNFFNKTKKLFKDRMDMIKNDSYDWGMGELMAYASLLNEGSAVRFSGQDVERGTFSHRHAVIKIEDSEEEYVPLNNFSGTQAKLEIYNSLLSEYGVLGFEFGYAMASPHTLTIWEAQFGDFFNGAQIIIDQFISCAEYKWRRMNGLVMLLPHGYEGMGPEHSSARIERFLQMCAYNNMQITNCTTPANFFHLLRRQLHRPFRKPLVVFTPKSLLRYPKCVSSLKDFTSGGFLEVIDDQTANPDVITKIAFCSGKIFYDLLEQKEKDGITNCALIRLEQLYPLPIEQLKGVLQKYSNAKEWLWVQEEPENMGAWSFILRKFGPLTPGLKVVSRPENSTPATGYSKTHLLQQKSIVDQVFENVLIEK